In the Zingiber officinale cultivar Zhangliang chromosome 5A, Zo_v1.1, whole genome shotgun sequence genome, ATTATTTCGATCCCTTTCTGTTTACTAGGCTAGCCAAGCTGGGGTTTGGAAGTCAAGTATGTATCTGTATGCCACAAAAACGAACTTGATGATTTAGGGAATGCTTGAAAGAGGCCTAAATATTCCTTGTAGCTAAATAATTGCTTCATGACTCAAAAACACACCTCAAGCTGAGGAAGAATAATGATTGTGGCTTTATCTAATGTCCAACCTTTGCTTTGACACAACCAAAATATACCGCTGTTTACTGGATTCCATGAGTAACTCTTTGATTTTGAAGATCGGGAAATGAAAACAGGTTTTCTTTGTCCCTCCCCCCTTCCACGTGTTCTATGATTCAACCTTGTTTAGAGAACTTTATTTTCCCATATACTGTCATGCCATGCCCTCAATCGACATTCATCAACTGAACATTTATGCAAAAGCATTTAAGAACTTCTGATGCATGCATGGATGAATTGTAAATGCTAAATTATTGGTCATACATGTGATATTAGATTCTAATATATTGTATAAAGTATGTATGTATCAGTTACTTAGTCAGTGTTTTGAGCACTTATGTTTTGTTTTACCCTAAAGCTTGGATTTAGGAGGGAAAGGAATCACTAGTGGAAAACAATTCTTAGTGGAAAGGAAAGAgaaaggaaaaatatatatataaaaataaggtCATGCCATCACTCGTGGCGACTTGGCCTGATTTGTAACCATGCCGATCCGTCACTGCAAGTGATTAACGACTTGGCCGTGAGCTTGTGGCCTCCGCTAGCGATTTATAGAAAAATCCATGGCCTGACCATAAGTTCATGAGTTCAAGGCCGTGAGTTTGTGTCCTAGTCGTGAGTTCACAGCGACCGCATTTTGCCAGAGTTTTATCTTTTTAGAGGATAAGGTGTGAATTTTGCTTTTGGAGTAGGCAATCACTGTTGAAGTTTTCAGGAGAAAGGATGGAAACTGTTCCATCCAATTTCaagcaaacaaaaaaaataccctaaaaatggTCCACAGAAGAATTTAGAGTCTGTTTGCTGATTTTTTTTTACAAGGTAAACAGGGCAACAAAGGGAATCCTTTTCATGGTATAGCTTCAATGCCAAGTTATTATTCATACATGTGGTATTAGATGTATAAAGTAATGTCTTTATCAGTTACCCTTTTTAGTGTTTTAATCTCGATTTgttgttaatttaaatttgaagcaCTTAATAGGATCCTTTTCTTGATATCATATCACAATAAAATGTGTAGTAATAAGCCTTATATCTAGTGGAAGATAAATTCtgtttttaactttaattttgtaCGAATGCTGAGTTTGACATTGAACATTAAACAACGTGTTTTAATATTTTACAAAGTATCTTAATTTATCTCTATTGCTAATCCCAAATAGAATTGGAACTTCTTATTGTTGATTTTTCTCTCAATTGAACTTTTAGTCTCAGGTTTAGgctaaatgattgattttgttcaTTGAATGGCTACTTCATTCCATTTTCATGTGAAGTTAGTTACTTTTTCTAGCATTTATTCTTTGACCTTTCTAGATTCTGATTTTCCCTTGTCatgtttaaattataaaaattcaggTAGAAAGATTGGCCCTTGCAATGTCGGCCTTCAGAGCATTTTTGAATAGCCCCATGGGACCAAAAACAACTCATTTTTGGGGTCCAATTGCTAACTGGGGCTTTGTTATTGCTGTAAGTGTCCTTGATTGCTGTTTAATTTTGTTCTCTCTCATATGGAGTATGATGGACAATAACCCTGCCAACCTGTTGATGAATTTGCAAATTCTGCTCCATGATATTTTCTTGGCCTCAGCTATTCATAAGATTTAATATTTTGCATTTCATATGCTGTAGTATTCTTtgccattttcttttctttccctcCCTTGCATGAATCCAATCATTCCTTTCTCATTTTTCATTCCGCTTATAATCAAAGCATATGAAGTAATTGGTTTATTATTCCTAGATAGGTAATATCGCAAATAGCTAGTGTTTCAAGCATCGACCAAAATATTCAAAtacttttttttattgtttatcaATAAAATTGGTCTACTTATGCTAACTGTAGAAAAGTCTATACTAGTTATAGCATCTTAGAGGTCATTATGTGAACGACAAAaggtttttcttttcttgttaaatAATTTATGGATTAAATCTTCAAGACTTGATTTCATAGTCTGTCTTGTATGGTGGATCTATTTCTAATATGCACTTAAAACTGAATCTTTAGCAGTTGATTTGAACTAGTTTAAAATGTTGAAaaaattctttctcattgacaaCTTTCCAACATAAAAcctcatttattttctttaaggTTTAAGGTTCCAGGTCTCTTGTAACATACACACTATTATTTCAGGGTTTGGTTGACACTCAGAAGCCGCCTGAGATGATATCTGGGAATATGACTGCAGGTTCGTAGCATATTTACTGTACTAGAAACAATTACATACCTATTTTTCAGTAGCATAGAATGCCCTAAAATAATGAGGAATCTTTTTCTGCAGCTATGTGCGTCTATTCAGGATTGTTCATGAGGTTTGCATGGATGGTACAACCGCGTAACTACTTGCTTCTCGCATGTCATGCTTCAAATGAATCTGTTCAGCTTTATCAGTTATCTCGCTGGGCAGGAGCTCAAGGGTAAGGATACTTTCCTCGCTTTCTATGATTCTCTTTTACACGTTCTAGAATTAAAACAAATCTATTTGATTGGGAAGACGAGGCAAACGACTAATGAGCTAATATGGAGTGGTAATTAAAAAATTGTATCAATTCTGTTTGATGTTTGGTCTGTTGTAGCTGATACTTTTTAGCCCATAAAGAGTCTTGTAGGTCATTACAATCAAACAGAGAGGTTCGACGAAATACTTCCAAAAATACGGTAAGGACTTGTAAACGATGAGTTAAAAACTGTTTTCCCCCTCCTTTGCAGATACCTGGAGAAGAAAGAGCCGGAAGCACAGAAATGAGCAATAGGCTTTTCCATGTGATTCTTTGCAAGTTTTCCCCCCTgatttataagaaaaataatagtgTAAGCATGAAAATTGTACTGAATGCTCTGGTGTGATCATTCATTGTCTATGATGAGGGTGAAGATAATCTATTTGGCAATCAAGAGCATTTCCATATTTTCCCTTTATTGCTGCTACTCAAATTGATTGTTCATTGTATTCAGAAGGCCCATGGCATTCCTATCCATTTCAGAAAGTATCTAGTATTTTGCATATTATATTTATATCTTAACTCTCCCATCCTTTCTCTCTATAGTTGTATCTAAAGCCACACGTCCATCACTCTTCTCCCCTCTATCACTCATCTTGTATCAATCTTTTTCCTTGCACACCAAAAGAGCTTGCGCTAAGATCTTCTATCTTGAATGACATTGAAGGATTTTACTGTTTCTTCTAATATATTGCACTGCCTTTTCCATCACCAAGGTTGAAAACCATTGAGCAATCTCCTTTTCGCATTTCCCTCCTTTTCCGATGCTCCATTCCTTCAAATTTAAAGTAtaataagttttaataatttataaaaattaatttgtttATAAATAAACATGTGCGTGGTGCAAACAAAATTAACAAgttatagattaattaattgtcttcatattattttaataaaaaaatgcggaattttaaatatttatttacctAAAACTACTGTGTTTTTGGCAATCAACAAAACATTAAAACAAGCCCGTCTAGCTCAGTTGGTAGAGCGCAAGGCTCTTAACCTTGTGGTCGTGGGTTCGAGCCCCACGGTGGgcgattttattttttaactccCAAGATGCAAatgcacaataaaaaaaaaaacaaataaaattaaaaatcaactcGTTCTTCATGTTTTTCTGCGATCGATCACAGAATACATGGACAGATCGTCGTCAACGTCCTAATAATATTTACATTTACAGCCAAGCAGGGTTCTTTAAGGGAGTTACCACTGCCTTTACCTGCAAGTAGTTCATCAGACTATCGATTCCCCTCTCCCTTCCGTGCCCACTCATTTTGTATCCTCCGAAAGGAATTGCAGCACCGGCAACATCGAAGCAGTTGATCCATACGCTTCCGGCACGCAAAGCACGCATCAAGGTGTTCGCAGTGTCGATATTTTTGGTGACCACTCCAGCAGCTAACCCATATCGACTCGCGTTTGCTCTTCGTATGACCTCATTCAGATCCCTGCCATCACCAAAGGAACTATGGTGATTACTCAGAATAGAGCCGGCACAGAAGATCATATAGTTCGACAGAGTTGCACTTGCCTGAACTTAAGGATCGATTGAACAGGACCGAAGATCTCATCTTGTGCTATTTTCATTTCATCCTATAAATTTCAAATATCACAACTGTCATCACAAATGCAGATTGAGAGTTTACCAAACCTTTATAGATTTAAGGACTAAGCCATACTTGTACATCAGAGAAGATGGTCGGCTGAATGTAATAACCTTTGTTTCCAATTCGATCTCCACCTGTTACTAGCGTAGCACCACTGTCGATTCCCGATTTGATGTATCGCAAGATCTTGCTAAACTGCTCCTCATCAATCTGAGATATTTGTGAAGAACGAAAGTACTCAATATGGACAGGTTTCAGAACTTACTTTGTTAAGAAGCTAGACGACTTTTTCATACATGTTTTATACGAGTTATGCACGATCAAACAGCAATCGAATGAGATGAAAATTAGTATGAGCACATAAATCAAGATGCAAACAAATACGGCAGTTTCTACCTTTCAGAGAGAACAATACAGAAAAAGGAGGATACCTGAGGACCTTGTTCAACACCCTTTTTAAAGGGGTCTCCAACAATGCGTTTTAAGGCACGGGCTTTTGCTTTCTCTACAAACTCATCGTATATACGCTCATGAACGAAAGTGCGAGACCCAGCAGAACAGCACTGCCCCTGTATAAATTGGGTTCTGTAGGTAAATAGGTAGGCAGACATTCTTCCAGTAAGTCGAACGCGTATGACTATGCGAACCTGATTAAAGAATAAAGCAACATGTGCAAGTGCGACAGCCCTATCGATATCAGCATCGTCCATTATGATCATAGGAGATTTTCCTCCAAGCTCTAGTGTCACTGGCTTTAGATTGCTCTTTGCAGACAATTCGAGGACAATCTTTCCGGTATCAGTAGATCCAGTGAAAGCAAGCTGTTCCATTTAGGAAGCTATCAGAAACATAAGATGCAGAATCAGCATACAATAACTGTCGCCATAAGATACAGAATCCATTGGTTCTTAAATCCCACAAATCCAGGAAAAAACAATGAATCTATGTTACCTTATCAACATCCATGTGACTAGCAATGGCTGCCCCAGCAGTTGGGCCAAATCCGGATATCACGTTCAAGACACCAGCAGGGAGACCGGCCTAAACCATTGTACACATAAACCAGTATAACAAGATAAAATAAAGGCGGGCGAAGATCAAGACATCCTTTTTCTTTCAAGTAACAAATGTGGCTCTTCTATAAAACTAGTTTTCACTAGTCCAGCAGCGAGAGATTCAATATACCTGTTTATAAGTTATATATCCTTTTCTTTTCACTTTAATATTTGACCTTTCctttttttcaaacaaaagagAACATACGGTTGTGTCGGAAACTTTGCATCAGATTGATGTACATGGAATTGCCTGTATCACCTGGCCTAAAAAGAGTTTGGAAGAACACAATATTGCAAATACTTGTTATGATGCCTAAACGTTCACATAATGAAACTGCAAGAGTTGGATCGGGATCATGCCAATAGACAGAGACTCGGTGAATGTTACACATAACCATGAAAGTAGGCATCATTTTAGTAAAAAGGCATGATTAGGGCATATAATGCAGAAGTGGGATGATGAAAGTAGAGTAAAAAGGGGGATGTGAGAACCAAATCAAACCTCAAGAAGTAGCTTCGATACATAAAGTGCTGATAGAGGAGTTTGCTCTGCGGTCTTCAACACAATTGTGTTCCCACAAGCTAGTGCAGGTCCTATCTTCCAAGCATACATAAGAAGTGGAAAATTCCATGGGATAATTTGGCCTGCAACACCAATTGGCTCGTGCAAAACCTGCACATGATGTTGACTATCAGCTGGCACTATGAGTCCATGAATCTTGTCTGCCCATCCTGGAAGATTAAGATAACTAGACATCTATCATCGAGAAATAAGAAGTTGGTGAGATCAAATTAGATCACAGATATATGTATAACTGTACCTGCATAGTATCTCATCAACCGTGCCACTGTTGGAATTTCACTCCGATAAGACTGTTGATAAGGTTTCCCACTGTCCCAACTTTCTAGTGCAGCAATCTCATCATTGTGCTTCTCAATAAGATCAGCAAACCGATTAAGAATGCATGACCTTTCCTGTGCCCACAATTTGAGGTGAGTTACAACTTGCCATTTGTTAAAAAGAAGATCCAAACAGAAGAAGGCGTGAAAAGAATAGTTATAAACTTGGaacgaaaaatttaaaacattacaTAACCAGTCATCTTGGGCCATGGCCCTTCATCAAATGCCTTGCGAGCAGCAATGACAGCTCTGTTGATATCTTCTGCATCTCCTTCAGCAACATGTGCAATCACTTCCCCAGTTCTAGGATCTAAGGTTGGGAAAGTCTTTCCTGGTACCAAATGATTCAAGTAACAATTTTTAAGTAGCACAAAAATTAAGCTGAACATACTGTTCAAAAGTCTATCTATTATAAGTTAAGATTGTGCCTCAAGAAAACCTAAAGAATCACCTGAAGCTGAGTCCACGAAATCTCCATTTATTAAAAGTTGTGTGTAGTTTACTTGAACTGGAGGGTGAATTGGTTCCTCAATCAAAGAAGCAGTGCTAACCCCTCGAAGAACTCTTGATGCTGGACAATTAGATCATCCCAAGTCAGTAATCTTGTATATGGTGA is a window encoding:
- the LOC121982357 gene encoding mitochondrial pyruvate carrier 1-like — encoded protein: MSAFRAFLNSPMGPKTTHFWGPIANWGFVIAGLVDTQKPPEMISGNMTAAMCVYSGLFMRFAWMVQPRNYLLLACHASNESVQLYQLSRWAGAQGYLEKKEPEAQK
- the LOC121982356 gene encoding benzaldehyde dehydrogenase, mitochondrial-like: MAAARRIASSLLACSSSYSSPALVLSLLRQGSASRVLRGVSTASLIEEPIHPPVQVNYTQLLINGDFVDSASGKTFPTLDPRTGEVIAHVAEGDAEDINRAVIAARKAFDEGPWPKMTGYERSCILNRFADLIEKHNDEIAALESWDSGKPYQQSYRSEIPTVARLMRYYAGWADKIHGLIVPADSQHHVQVLHEPIGVAGQIIPWNFPLLMYAWKIGPALACGNTIVLKTAEQTPLSALYVSKLLLEAGLPAGVLNVISGFGPTAGAAIASHMDVDKLAFTGSTDTGKIVLELSAKSNLKPVTLELGGKSPMIIMDDADIDRAVALAHVALFFNQGQCCSAGSRTFVHERIYDEFVEKAKARALKRIVGDPFKKGVEQGPQIDEEQFSKILRYIKSGIDSGATLVTGGDRIGNKGYYIQPTIFSDVQDEMKIAQDEIFGPVQSILKFRDLNEVIRRANASRYGLAAGVVTKNIDTANTLMRALRAGSVWINCFDVAGAAIPFGGYKMSGHGRERGIDSLMNYLQEWSIGKGGKCEKEIAQWFSTLVMEKAVQYIRRNSKILQCHSR